The Camelina sativa cultivar DH55 chromosome 14, Cs, whole genome shotgun sequence genome includes a window with the following:
- the LOC104742954 gene encoding protein indeterminate-domain 7 isoform X2, with the protein MMMNRDMIFHHQQQQQQVEENMSNLTSASGDQASVSSGNRTETSGSYINQQQQQEQCFVPQSSLKRKRNQPGNPDPEAEVIALSPKTLMATNRFICEVCNKGFQRDQNLQLHKRGHNLPWKLKQRSNKDVVRKKVYVCPEPGCVHSHPSRALGDLTGIKKHFFRKHGEKKWKCEKCSKKYAVQSDWKAHAKTCGTKEYKCDCGTLFSRRDSFITHRAFCDALAKESARAIPNPILIQSSVSPSHHDHHHHHHHPHQTVQQNINFSSSSQNIISNNNLHHGPMKQEESQHHHFQNIPPWLVSSNPNPNGNNGNLFPPLASSAPTGTGRSNFHRSSPAMSATALLQKAAQMGSTKSKTPEEEERSSSYNNLITTTMAAMMTSPPEPGYGFQEYYMMNHQHHGGGEAFNGSFVADKNEVVDDGGGETRDFLGLRSLMSHNEILSFANNLGNCLNGSASEEQHSHQD; encoded by the exons atgatgatgaacagaGATATGATATTTCatcatcagcaacaacaacaacaagtggaAGAGAACATGTCGAATCTAACATCAGCTTCAGGAGATCAAGCAAGTGTGTCTTCTGGAAACAGAACTGAAACTAGTGGCTCTTACATtaatcagcaacaacaacaagaacagtGTTTTGTTCCACAATCATCCCTTAAGCGGAAGAGAAATCAACCAGGAAATccag ACCCGGAAGCAGAAGTGATTGCTCTATCACCAAAAACATTAATGGCGACAAACAGATTCATATGTGAGGTCTGTAACAAAGGTTTCCAAAGAGACCAAAACTTGCAGCTTCACAAGAGGGGACACAATCTACCATGGAAGCTTaaacaaagatcaaacaaaGATGTGGTTCGGAAGAAAGTCTACGTCTGTCCGGAGCCAGGCTGTGTCCATAGCCATCCGTCAAGAGCTCTCGGTGACTTAACCGGAATCAAGAAGCATTTCTTCAGAAAACATGGCGAGAAAAAATGGAAATGTGAGAAGTGTTCCAAGAAATATGCTGTGCAGTCAGACTGGAAGGCTCATGCTAAGACTTGTGGTACTAAAGAATACAAATGCGACTGTGGTACTCTCTTTTCTAG GAGGGATAGTTTCATAACTCATAGAGCATTTTGCGATGCATTAGCAAAAGAGAGTGCAAGAGCTATACCAAACCCTATTCTCATCCAGTCTTCAGTTTCTCCTTCTCACCatgaccatcatcatcatcatcatcatcctcatcagaCAGTACAACAGAACATCAATTTCTCTTCGTCATCCCAAAACATCATCAGCAACAATAATCTCCACCATGGTCCTATGAAGCAAGAAGAATCACAGCATCATCACTTCCAAAACATCCCTCCCTGGCTTGTGtcatcaaaccctaaccctaatggCAACAATGGTAATTTGTTCCCTCCTCTTGCTTCTTCTGCACCCACCGGAACCGGAAGGTCCAACTTTCACCGCTCGTCGCCGGCTATGTCAGCCACAGCTTTGCTCCAGAAAGCAGCTCAAATGGGTTCCACGAAGTCGAAAActccagaggaagaagagaggtcGTCAAGCTATAATAACCTGATCACGACTACAATGGCTGCGATGATGACTTCACCACCTGAACCTGGATACGGATTTCAAGAGTATTACATGATGAATCATCAACATCACGGCGGAGGAGAAGCTTTCAACGGTTCTTTTGTCGCCGACAAGAACGAGGTCGTGGACGACGGTGGAGGAGAGACGAGGGATTTCTTGGGGCTAAGGTCGTTAATGTCGCATAACGAGATTCTAAGCTTCGCTAATAATCTTGGAAACTGTCTCAACGGTTCTGCTTCGGAGGAACAACATAGCCACCAAGATTAA
- the LOC104742954 gene encoding protein indeterminate-domain 7 isoform X1 has product MFRMMMNRDMIFHHQQQQQQVEENMSNLTSASGDQASVSSGNRTETSGSYINQQQQQEQCFVPQSSLKRKRNQPGNPDPEAEVIALSPKTLMATNRFICEVCNKGFQRDQNLQLHKRGHNLPWKLKQRSNKDVVRKKVYVCPEPGCVHSHPSRALGDLTGIKKHFFRKHGEKKWKCEKCSKKYAVQSDWKAHAKTCGTKEYKCDCGTLFSRRDSFITHRAFCDALAKESARAIPNPILIQSSVSPSHHDHHHHHHHPHQTVQQNINFSSSSQNIISNNNLHHGPMKQEESQHHHFQNIPPWLVSSNPNPNGNNGNLFPPLASSAPTGTGRSNFHRSSPAMSATALLQKAAQMGSTKSKTPEEEERSSSYNNLITTTMAAMMTSPPEPGYGFQEYYMMNHQHHGGGEAFNGSFVADKNEVVDDGGGETRDFLGLRSLMSHNEILSFANNLGNCLNGSASEEQHSHQD; this is encoded by the exons ATGTTCAG gatgatgatgaacagaGATATGATATTTCatcatcagcaacaacaacaacaagtggaAGAGAACATGTCGAATCTAACATCAGCTTCAGGAGATCAAGCAAGTGTGTCTTCTGGAAACAGAACTGAAACTAGTGGCTCTTACATtaatcagcaacaacaacaagaacagtGTTTTGTTCCACAATCATCCCTTAAGCGGAAGAGAAATCAACCAGGAAATccag ACCCGGAAGCAGAAGTGATTGCTCTATCACCAAAAACATTAATGGCGACAAACAGATTCATATGTGAGGTCTGTAACAAAGGTTTCCAAAGAGACCAAAACTTGCAGCTTCACAAGAGGGGACACAATCTACCATGGAAGCTTaaacaaagatcaaacaaaGATGTGGTTCGGAAGAAAGTCTACGTCTGTCCGGAGCCAGGCTGTGTCCATAGCCATCCGTCAAGAGCTCTCGGTGACTTAACCGGAATCAAGAAGCATTTCTTCAGAAAACATGGCGAGAAAAAATGGAAATGTGAGAAGTGTTCCAAGAAATATGCTGTGCAGTCAGACTGGAAGGCTCATGCTAAGACTTGTGGTACTAAAGAATACAAATGCGACTGTGGTACTCTCTTTTCTAG GAGGGATAGTTTCATAACTCATAGAGCATTTTGCGATGCATTAGCAAAAGAGAGTGCAAGAGCTATACCAAACCCTATTCTCATCCAGTCTTCAGTTTCTCCTTCTCACCatgaccatcatcatcatcatcatcatcctcatcagaCAGTACAACAGAACATCAATTTCTCTTCGTCATCCCAAAACATCATCAGCAACAATAATCTCCACCATGGTCCTATGAAGCAAGAAGAATCACAGCATCATCACTTCCAAAACATCCCTCCCTGGCTTGTGtcatcaaaccctaaccctaatggCAACAATGGTAATTTGTTCCCTCCTCTTGCTTCTTCTGCACCCACCGGAACCGGAAGGTCCAACTTTCACCGCTCGTCGCCGGCTATGTCAGCCACAGCTTTGCTCCAGAAAGCAGCTCAAATGGGTTCCACGAAGTCGAAAActccagaggaagaagagaggtcGTCAAGCTATAATAACCTGATCACGACTACAATGGCTGCGATGATGACTTCACCACCTGAACCTGGATACGGATTTCAAGAGTATTACATGATGAATCATCAACATCACGGCGGAGGAGAAGCTTTCAACGGTTCTTTTGTCGCCGACAAGAACGAGGTCGTGGACGACGGTGGAGGAGAGACGAGGGATTTCTTGGGGCTAAGGTCGTTAATGTCGCATAACGAGATTCTAAGCTTCGCTAATAATCTTGGAAACTGTCTCAACGGTTCTGCTTCGGAGGAACAACATAGCCACCAAGATTAA